In the genome of Fibrobacter sp., the window CGAACTGGTTGCCAATGGGGGCACTCCCATGGGCGCCGCCTTTGAAAAGCTGGCCCTTATGCTCGAAGATCGCGAAGTGGTGTCTTCTCGCGCCTATGCTCCTACAGTTGTGTTGATCAGCGACGGTATGCCCACCGATTACAATGGTGGCAAGAATTACTCGAACTGGGAACCTTTGGCTATGCTCCACTCCGGCCCTCGTGCAGCCAAGTGCCAGCGCCTGGCCATGGGTATTGGTGATGATGCCGACATGGATATGCTCAGGGCTTTTGTGAACAACCCCGCCATTCCGGTAATTAAGGCTAGTGGAGCAAAGGGTATTGCCAGCTTCTTCCGCTGGGTAACCATGTCCACTATCGCTCGTGTTACTAGCACAACTCCCAACAGTACTTCTGTGGTGGCTCCCACTTCCTTGATGGACGATGAGGACATCACCATATGATGGTTCGTGAATCAAGAAAGGAAAATTATTCCTTTGCAGCCTTGTCCGAGGCTGGCGCCTCTCATCAAGATCTTTCGCTGCCGAACCAGGATTCGGTTGCCTTCGCAGAAGCGGATGGTGACTATGTGGTGGTGGCCTCTGATGGGGTTGGTTCCTGCAAGTTGGCCCATGTGGGCTCCAAGGCGGTAGTGGATGCGTGTTGCCACGTTTTCGATGCTCTGAAGTGTGGCTCCCTTTCTTTCGATTCAAAATCTGTTTCTCAGGCCATTCTTGAAAAATGGCGTAAGTTGACCGTCGGTTTAAGCGAAGATGATTGCTGCGCTACCTTGCAGGCTGCATTCAAGTTAGGCTCCCAGTTAATGTTTCTTTCGGTTGGCGA includes:
- a CDS encoding VWA domain-containing protein, with protein sequence MGLNSFVAQDMRPLPIFVLADVSGSMSGAKINELNLALRDMVSALNGVEDVRGKFQLSVITFGDQKVDVVQPLADVGEVDLPELVANGGTPMGAAFEKLALMLEDREVVSSRAYAPTVVLISDGMPTDYNGGKNYSNWEPLAMLHSGPRAAKCQRLAMGIGDDADMDMLRAFVNNPAIPVIKASGAKGIASFFRWVTMSTIARVTSTTPNSTSVVAPTSLMDDEDITI
- a CDS encoding protein phosphatase 2C domain-containing protein, yielding MMVRESRKENYSFAALSEAGASHQDLSLPNQDSVAFAEADGDYVVVASDGVGSCKLAHVGSKAVVDACCHVFDALKCGSLSFDSKSVSQAILEKWRKLTVGLSEDDCCATLQAAFKLGSQLMFLSVGDGFWAYSSSSRQLVSECGEMAFLNETECLYSGLTAEGIRADIISLRNDDSYVVLCCTDGFANGIEEGKELDFLREIETDVDSEALASELESFMKMISKCSLDDKSVGVVKYGK